One region of Vigna angularis cultivar LongXiaoDou No.4 chromosome 10, ASM1680809v1, whole genome shotgun sequence genomic DNA includes:
- the LOC108335163 gene encoding peroxidase 51 codes for MARLNLILVWLFFSTLCLYYCPSSAQLSRHHYAKTCPNVENIVREAVKKKFHQTFVTVPATLRLFFHDCFVQGCDASVLVASTGNNKAEKDHPDNLSLAGDGFDTVIKAKAAVDAVPLCRNKVSCADILAMATRDVIALAGGPFYEVELGRFDGLRSKASDVNGRLPQPEFTLNQLNSLFAANGLTQTEMVALSGAHTVGFSHCNKFSKRVYNFKSKSGVDPALNEKYASQLKSMCPRNVDPRIAIDMDPTTPRAFDNVYYRNLQQGKGLFTSDQVLFTDSRSKATVNAFASSSKIFRANFAAAMTKLGRVGVKNAQNGNIRTDCSVI; via the exons ATGGCTCGGCTTAACCTCATCCTTGTCTGGTTATTTTTCTCCACTCTCTGTCTTTATTATTGTCCTTCCTCTGCTCAGCTTAGTCGACACCACTACGCAAAAACATGCCCCAATGTCGAAAACATCGTCAGAGAAGCAgttaaaaagaaatttcatcaaacattcGTCACGGTCCCTGCTACCCTCCGTCTCTTCTTCCACGATTGCTTCGTGCAG GGTTGTGATGCTTCGGTTTTGGTTGCGTCCACGGGAAACAACAAAGCAGAGAAGGATCACCCTGATAATCTTTCACTTGCCGGAGATGGGTTTGACACGGTGATTAAGGCAAAAGCAGCAGTGGATGCAGTTCCGCTGTGTAGGAACAAAGTTTCGTGTGCTGATATTTTAGCCATGGCAACACGAGATGTTATTGCACTG GCTGGTGGGCCTTTCTACGAAGTTGAATTGGGAAGATTTGACGGGCTAAGATCTAAAGCTTCAGACGTAAACGGGAGGCTGCCTCAGCCAGAGTTCACCTTGAACCAGCTCAATTCACTGTTTGCGGCGAACGGTCTCACCCAGACAGAAATGGTAGCCCTTTCAG GTGCGCACACTGTGGGATTCTCCCATTGCAACAAGTTCTCAAAGAGAGTGTATAATTTCAAGAGCAAAAGTGGAGTGGACCCTGCACTGAACGAGAAATACGCATCACAGCTAAAGTCAATGTGCCCAAGGAATGTGGATCCAAGGATTGCCATCGATATGGACCCAACCACACCACGAGCATTCGACAATGTTTACTACAGAAATCTTCAGCAAGGGAAGGGCCTCTTCACCTCTGACCAAGTTCTCTTCACGGATTCAAGGTCCAAGGCCACCGTCAATGCTTTTGCCAGTAGCAGCAAAATCTTCCGTGCCAATTTCGCCGCTGCCATGACCAAATTGGGTCGAGTCGGAGTAAAAAATGCACAGAATGGCAACATTCGTACAGATTGTTCAGTCATCTAA